AGGAAAGGGGGCTTGCAGACCACCAGCAGATGGTCGTTGTGCAGGAGGATCCGTTCAGTGAAGGGAATGATCGGCTCTTCTTCCACCTCGCGGTAGTAGAAGAGCCGTCTGTCAGGAAGATAGGCGGTCTCCAGGGTGATCGGCTGCCCGTCTTCAGTTAATACCTTGCCGCTGCTGATACGGGCAAGCCAGGTTTCTCTGGCAATCTTTGGAAAACGTTCGGCCAAAAAATCAAGCAGTGTCGGATAGGGAGCGCCCGTATCCGGCAGATAGACGATTGATGCCCCTATTGCCATGCCCAAGGATCACCCCTCATACCACAAGGGCATTACGTTTCGTTTAAGCAGATAAGCTGCTCCACTCAGCTGTATACCGTATACGCACCCGGGAAAAAGCGGAATTAGCGCTTCTTGTCGTTGATCGAGAAATCGCTGTTTTCGTTTTTACTCCTCTTTGCGGCCTTTTTTTCCTTCTGGGTCATTGCCGGTTTCTTCTTTTCTTCTTTTTTGATTTTTTGTTCTTTTGCCATGGTATTCTTGCTCCTTGCAGTGGAATGTTGTTATTTGGGGGGCCGATCGTGGCCCGCTGTGGTTTGCCATCCTTCTTTGCGGCGGTACTCTACCAGTACCTATGAATAATAGCTTACACTTAAGCATGAGGCAAGGGTGCAAGCGCTTTAGACCGGTGGTTGCCGCCGGCTGCCCGCCCTCAAGGGAAATCCTGCTGAGGGCGTTATGCCTAATCAGTGTTGACACCCTTTCTGTCGCTTGCTATAAAAAATCACAGCGTATCGACAGGATATTTCGCCCGGCGGGCGTATCACACGGTTCCGCAACAATCACCGCCACCGGCAGCCCGGCGGTTGTGCTCGTCTATTTTCGTGAATTGAAGGAGAACAGGTCATGGCGCATTTTTTCCGGTCCGGCAAGTCCCTGGTGACTTTGCCGGTAGTCGTTTTTGTTGTTCTCCTGCTTTTCAGGCCGGTGTCTTCCGCCGTCCAGCCAACCCTCACCATGGTAGCAACCTATAGCGGCAAAGAGGCAATCTTTACCGAATTTCATAAAAAGACCGGGATTCTTATCGAGTTCCTCGATATGTCGCCCGGCGAGGTGCTTGCCAGGGCCGAGGCGAGTGGCGGAAGTCCCCTTGCTGATCTGTGGTTTGGCGGTGGGGCGGACAGTTTCGTCAAGGCTGGTGAAAAGGGCCTGCTTGAGGAATACCGTTCACCTGAGGCGGAGGCCATTCCCGCCCAATATAAGGACCCGCAGGGCAATTGGACCGGAGTGTCTCTGATCATGGCCGGGCTGTTGATCAACACCGAGGTACTGACCGAAAAGAAATTGCCGGTACCACGGCTGTGGGCCGATATCGTCAAACCGGAATACCGGGATGCCGTACTGGCTGCCGATCCGGCTATTTCCGGGACCACCTATACCGTTGCCGCCAGCCTGCTTCAGAAACTCGGGGAAGAGGAGGGGTGGAAATACCTTGAGGCCCTGGGCGGCAATGTCCAGTTTTTCACGAAAAGCAGCAGCGATCCGCAAAAGCAGGTCATTGCCGGGCAGATGGCGGTGTCGATCGTGCCCCTGTCGAAGGACCTGCTCACCATGAAGACCAAACCGCAGGTTCAGGCGGTCTTTCCCAAAGACGGGGTGCCCTGGACGCCGGCCGGCCTGGCAATCTTTAAAAACGCCAGAAATCCTGAAGCTGCCAAGGCTTTTGTCGATTGGGCATTGAGTGTTGAAGGGCAGCGTATAATCCAGAGTAAGGATCCGCGGGTCATGGTTCGTCCGGAGGTCGCTGTTCCCACGGAAATGGACGGCTTTGTCCTGGAGGATCTTATCCAGACGGATATCATCAAAACCGGCACGGACCGGCAGCGCATCCTCGCCACCTGGACGCAGCGCGTTTCCAGCAGGCCCTGAGGTCTGTCGGCTCGTCGATCAGCCGACCTTCTCGCCGCACTCACCGCAGAATTTAGCATCTGCCGCCAGTTTGCCGCCGCATTTTTTGCACGCGGTTTCTACATTGATGTTTGCCCCGCATTCTGGGCAGAAGCGCACCTTTTTCGGCAACGGCGCCTTGCAGGACGGGCAGCTTGCCCGAACGCCCTCGCGCCAGGATTCCTCCTTCAGCATTGCCCGGTCTTCTTCGGCCATCTGCGAGTGCGCCCAGATCTCCTGCACCGTTCGGCTCGCCTGGGCGGCGCTCATCTCCACCCCGAGGTCGGGTGCGCAGTTTTTACAGAGGCCCTTGGCGGTATTCCAGCAGCTTTTCTTGCAGACCCAGGAGCTGCAGCGTGGGCATTGGGTGAAGTCCGGCTTCAATTCCTCCATGGCCTCGGCAAAGGCGTCGTCGTGGGCGGTTTCCCAGGTCGCTGAACGGGCCTTTTCGCCGAGATTGGCAGCCTGGCCAAAGACCCCGCCGAATAAACCGCCGATGGCCTCAAGGGCCCCGGTGACCATACCGAGTTTCGATGGTTTGAATCGGGTCCTGTGACCGGAACCGCATTTATCGCAGTAGAATTCGAACTGGAAACCCTGGTTTGTGCATAAATCTGAATAGTTTCTGGTGAATACAATCTTTTCGCTCATATCGTCCTCAAATTTTTTTGTCCGGGAACGGAAATTCCTTAATATACAGATCACGCTGTGGGAAGGGCATGGAGATATTGTGCTTGCGGAAGGCGCGATCGATCTCGTAATTAATGGCGCTTTTCACGGCCAGCCGTTTGTCGATATTGACCAGATGGCAGCGCAGTTCAAAGCTCAAGGCATTGTCGCCAAAGGCCAGAAACAGCACCACCGGTTTCGGGGCCGAGCCGTCATTGACTACCTGTTCATTGTTGGCGGCAATCTCCAGAAGCAGGGTGCGAACCAGTTCGGTATCGCTGCCGTAGGCAACGCCGACCGGCACAATAAGCCGGCCGAAGTTGTCGTTGAGCATCATATTGGTGACCTGGTTGGAGATCAGTTCCGAGTTGGGGACAATGACGTCGGAACGGTCGAAGGTCTGGATCAAGGTCGACCGGACACTGATCTTCTGGACGTAGCCCTCGGTCTTGCCGATGCTGATCCAGTCGCCCCGTTTCACCGGGCGCTCAAAGAGGATAATGAGGCCGGATACGAAGTTGTTGACGATATTCTGCATACCGAAACCGATGCCGACCGACAGTGCCCCGGCGATGAAGGCAAGGCTGGAAAAGCTGAAACCGGCGCTGGAAAGTCCGATGATCAGGGCCAGGGCAAAACCGCAATAGCCGGTCATGGTCACCAGCGTTTCCTGGGCACTCTGCGAAAAACCGGCGTGCCGCAGCCACCGTTTCTCCATCTGCATCTTCAACCAGGAAACTGCCGTCCAGCCGCAGGCGAAGATGAAGACCCCAAAGACAATGCGGGCCGGGGCGATGAGCAATCCGCCGATGGTAAAGCCGTCCACCAGATAGCCGTGCAGCACCTTCTCCTGGGCTTCCGGCAGCCCCCAGAGCTTGAGAAAGAGCAGGAGGCCGACCGCCCAGGCGAGCAGCTTGAAAATAAGGCGTATCCAGGTTGTGCCGGCAAACCTGTCCCCCCGGTGCAGGCCGAGCTTCTGCCGCAGACCTTGCTGCCAGCGATATTTGCCGGAAAAACAGCCGCCGATGATCTCGTCGATGGCAAAGAGCAAAAGGCGCAACAGTGTAGCCAGAACCACTGTTCCGAGGAGACCGTTAAGGATGAAAAAGGAGAGATTTCGGTAGCCTGAGAGTTCGACGCCGATCACCAGGAGGGAGGTGAGGGTGATTGCTGCCAGTCGCGATTTGTCGAAGTGGTTCAGGTGTGCGGGCAGCTTGATCGGCCACAGAAACCACCAGCCAAGGCAGCAGATGGCGCAAATGATCAGCGATTGGCCAAGGCCACGAAGCGTCACCAGGGCGCCAAAATCACCGAGATCGATGCGGGTCGTGAAAAACAGCAGGCTTGCAAGACCAGCCAGGGCGGCAAAACGGCGAACCGGCAGGCTGACCGGCTGGTCGGTGGATTTTGCCGCCACCAGCAGGCAGCGCAGATGAAACAGGAACCGCGCCAGAAAGTAGAGGCCGACGGAGACAAACAGCCACGGGCCATAGACCGGCGGTTGGGAGTCCCAGGTAAGATAGAGGAGATAGCCGCCGGCCATGAGCGTGGCCGTGGCCATCGGCAAACTGAAACTGCCCCGCAGGGGAAGAGTCGGCGGCAGGTCTTGGCGGCCACAATAGATACCGGTCAAGTGTTGCAGCAGCCGGAAAATCTTCAGACCGGCAATTGTCCCACCAATGACAAGAAGGGTGAGGATGAGCAGCATCGGCGGGGTCAGATCCTGGAATCCGGAGCGTTCAAGGGTGTAGGTCTTGACCTGGTCGGCAAATGTATCCGATGTCGGCAGGGTCGTGGCGAACCTGCCGAGAAAATTCTCCGTTCTTGAAAAAAAGTTGGCGGTCTGCAGTTGCTTGTTCTGATCGGCCAGTTCGTTGTCGAGGCGGGTTGTCAGGGTGGTCAGCAGTCGGCATTCCGACAGGGTGATCTGCAGGGCCTGTTTTTGTTTGGCGAGGCTCTTGCGTTCCTTGACGATTTCTGCGGCTTCGTGCGCGGCGGAGGGGCCGAGCGACGCGGTTTCCTGTTCCAGGCGGCTGATCTGTTCGGTGGCCGTGTCAATACAGACGGTGGCTGCCTTGGTGAATTGGCTGGTCAGCTGTTGAGCACTTTCCAGCTGTTGCGGCGACAGCCGGCCGCCCTTTATCTGCCGGGAGAGTTCCTTGATCTTGGCCTGGGTCTTATCGAAGTTGAGCGGTTGGCCCTCCGCCTCGGCACACCAGGCGGGTGCCGCCTGGACTGCACTGAAGAACAGCCAGAGGAGGAGGGCGAGAAACCACGATTTGTCTTTTCCAGTTATAGATGCCAATGGGAAACCTCAGGGTAATTTTGATGAAATCTTTACCGCAAATATTTCCTTTTGCAAGGTTCTTTTCCCGCGGTACTTGCCTTGTCCGGCGGAGGGTGCCGACCCAGCCGGCCCGAGAAGAACACCGGCGAGGGAGATGGTCGGTGCAATTGCGAAAACACTCCTCATCCTTGTCTTACCGCGGCAATTTGATATACACTAGCGGAAGGGCGCCTAGGTGATCCCTGCAACAGGGATGGCGGCCCGATGTCGTCGACTCACGGATATCAGCCCTTGGAGGAGTACAGGGATGCGGAGCATCAAGACCACATTTTTCCGTAATATGATGCTGATAACCTTAGCATCAGTGGGATTGTTGTTTGTGCTGTGGATGCACAGCGAATATACCGCCTTTGTTGAGGACGCGAACCATGCCCGGAAGGCCTTTGAAGAATCCCAGAAGGAGATGTTGAAGGAAGAGGTGACGACGGTTGCCGATTATATAAATTATACCAAAAACCTGACAGAAAGCGTGTTGCGGAAGACGGTCAGGGACCGGGTCGTCGAGGCGAGCAGTGTCGCCTCCCATCTCCTTGAGGTATACGGCAACTCGAAGTCACCGGCAGAGGTGCAACTGCTGATCAAAGACGCCCTCAGACAACTACGCTTCAACGACGGCCGAGGCTATTACTTCATCTTCAATCTGAACGGTATCGAGGAGCTTTTTGCCGATCGCCCCGAGCTGGAAGGGCAGAATATGTTGACCCTCCAGGGGGCTAAGGGTGAGTTCGTCGTCCGGGACATGATCAACCTGGTCCGGGAAAGCGGCGAGGGCTTCTACAGCTATACCTGGACCAAACCCGGCGAGGCGGGAAATACCTATCAAAAGACGGCGTACGTCAAATCCTTTCCCGCCTATGATTGGGTCATCGGCACCGGTGAATATGTCGAAGATGTTCGGGACGATATTCAAAAACAGGTGCTGGAACGCTTGATCACCCTGAAGTTCGGCCGGGAGGGGTACTTTTTCGGCAGCACCGGCAATGGCCTGCCCCTGTTTACCAACGGCAAGATTACCGTCGGTGAACGCAGCATAGCCGATCTTACTGATTCACAAGGCGTCAAGATATTTGCGGAATATAAAAAAGCAACCGCCAATCCCGGTGGAGATTTCATCAGATATTCATGGCAGAAGCTTGATAGCCCCACGCCATCACCAAAAATTTCCTTTGTCACCAGTATTCCCGGTTGGCAATGGATTATCGGTGCCGGTGTCTATCTCGACACCGTCGAAGAGGAGATCGCCAAAAAGAAAGATCTCCTTTTTGATCGTTTCCTGAAGAAGACCCTGATCAGCTTTTCCCTGTTGTTTGTCCTCATTCTGCTTGTTTATTTTTGGGTCAGAAGACTTACCGGGACCATCCAGAATGGCATAGATGCCTTCAGCCGTTTCTGTATCAAGGCGGCCACCGAGAACATCCTCATCGATCCCGGAATGCTGAAGTTTCAGGAGTTTATTGACATCGCTCGGTCAACCAACATGATGCTGGAAGGGCAGCGCCAGGCCACTGAGGAACTGGTGAAGAGTGAGGAAAAGTATCGAACCCTGTTTGAGAATATGGTTCATGGGGTGTTTTGTCAGCTTTCCGGCGGGGCCTTGGTGGATGTCAATCAGTCCGCCCTGAATATGCTCGGGAGGTCGCGGGAGGAGTTTTTAGGGACGCGTTTTGACAATCCGTCATGGAAGGTGGTCCGCGAGGATGGATCTCTTCTCGCGGTGGAAGAGTATCCCTCCGTGGTGGCATTACAAACGGGAAAACCGGTGATAAATTTTGTTGCCGGGGTTTTCAATCAGGTCAAGGATAGCTGGGTCTGGTTGAATATCAACGCCATTCCCCAGTTCAAACCCGGTGAAGACAAACCGTTTCAGGTCTTTGTCACCCTGCATGACATCACCCTGCGCAAGGCCATGGAGCGAGCCCTGCGGCAAAGCGAAGAGCAGTTTCGCACCCTCACCGACCTGGCGCCGGTTGGAGTCTATCTGGCCAGCTCAGAGGGCTATTGTCAATACGTCAACCCGCGCTGGTGCGAGATGACCGGTCTTACTGCCGATGAGGCGAAGGGCGAGGGCTGGCTGCAGGGCCTGCACCCCGACGATGTTGGGCGGGTTTTGTCGTCCTGGCGGGAGATGGTTGCCGGCCGTACCACTTGGGACACTGAGTACCGTCTGCGCAACGGTGACGGCAAGGTTGTCTGGGTGCAGGGCCTGGCGGCACCGCAGCGCGACGAACAGGGCAGGATCGTCCGCTACATCGGTATAAACGTTGACATTACCCGCCGCAAAGAGGATGAGGACCAGCGCCTGAAGCTTGAGGCACAACTGCAGCAGGCCCAGCGCCTGGAGGCCATAGGCACCCTGGCCGGCGGCATTGCCCATGACTTCAATAATATCCTTGGGGCGATTCTCGGTTATGCGGAGATGGCCAGAGATGACAGCCCGCCTGACTCATCGGTTGCCAGGGACCTCTCGGAGATCCTCAGTGCCGGGGCCAGGGCCAAGGACCTCATCAAACAGATTCTCGCCTTCAGCCGCCAAGTCAATACCGAACGGCGGTCGGTGCGGCCAGCGGTCATTGTCCATGAGGCGGTCAGGCTGTTGCGGCCGTCCCTGCCTTCGACGATCGAGATTAAGCAGGAGATCGACGAAGCTGCCGGGCCGGTTCTCGCCGATCCGACACAGCTGCATCAAATTCTCGTCAATCTCTGCACCAACGCCTTCCACGCCATGGAGGAAACCGGCGGCATCCTCCATATTTCCTTAAAGAATTCCGAATTGCGGCGGGAGGATTTGGGGCGGGAACCCCATGTCCGGCCCGGGGTGTTCGCCCATCTGTCGGTCAGTGATACCGGCACGGGGATTGCTCCGGAACTGGTCGCGAGGATATTTGAACCCTACTTCACCACCAAGGAGGTCGGCAAAGGAACCGGGATGGGGCTGGCCATCGTCCATGGCATTGTTCGGAGTTATGAAGGCTTTGTTTCCTGTTCCAGCCTTGTCGGCAAGGGGACCACCGTTCACGTGTACCTGCCGGTCATCGCTCCCGGGGCAATGGCCGCCGAGGAAGGAGAGGAATTGGTCCTTGCCGGCCGGGAGCGGATCCTCATCGTCGATGACGAGAAGATTCTCGCCGAGATGGGCAAAAACATGCTTGAGCGGCTTGGTTATGAGGTGACGGTGGAGACCAACAGCCTTGAAGCCATTGCCACGTTCTTTAAGGATCCGGACCAGTTCGACCTGATCCTTACCGATCAGACCATGCCCGGTATGACCGGTCTTGACCTGGCCATGCACATTCTCACGATCCGCCCCGATCTGCCGGTTATTCTGTGCACCGGCTACAGCACCCTGGTAACGGAAGAAAAGGCCAAGGCCGCCGGAATCAAGGGCTTTGCCATGAAGCCCCTGGCTAAGCGCGATATCGCCAGACTGATCAGAAAGGTTCTTGATGAAGGGAAGCGGTGAATGATGGCGGGAAATGAAAGTGCACTACAGACTGAATGATCGTGCCTGGGCGACCTCCAGGGCCAGTTCGGCACGGGAGTTGGCGTCTTTGGGCATGTTTTTCTTGGCGCACCATTCCGGAAAGGTCTCTGGGTCTATAAACACCTTCATGACCTGGTCGCCGGCCGCCTCGACTTCGGCCTTCTTCTCTTCGGCCCTGGCCAGCCAGTCGCTGTAGGTGCGCGGCAGCAGTTCGGCGTCGTCAAAGAGGGCAAGCAGTTGCGGGTAATGCTCCTCTTTATACCAGACCATGGCCTGGAGCATCGGCTCATGGGCCGGTTGTTGGTCCTTGCTGGTTTGCTGTTTTTTCTGTATCTTGGCGGCGGTTTTGCCGGAGCCGGCAAAGGTCTTTTTCTTGGTCATGGTAATCACCTGAGGTATGGAATGTCGAAGAGGTTTGTTGGTTATGGTTTTGTCCTGAGACAGCATGCGGGGAGAACATAAACAATCGGCGCGGCGAAGTAAAGAGGGCGGGAAGGGGAATCGATCTGCGGGGAACAGCACTCCTGGCAGGGTTTTCCAGCAACCAGGCAGGCTCTCCAGGCAATATGGCCCGGAATCTTTGACTTTCAGGGAAAAATGGCTATCTTTGCCCCTGGCCGTGCAACCGTCGGTGTCATAGAGTAGTTGAGAACAAGGAGCAAAACAGCCAATGAAATTTTCGCAAGCCCGTCAGGGCCGGGTCTTTATTCTCCGCCTCGAAGACGGCGAGATCGTCCATGAGGTCATCGAACAGTTTGCCGTTGACCAGAATATTACCGCCGCCGCCCTGACCATCCTCGGTGGGGCCGATGACGGCAGCAAGCTGGTGGTCGGCCCCCTGGATGACCGGGGTTTGCCGTTGCATCCCATGGAGCGGGTACTGGAGTACGCCCATGAGGTCTCCGGAACCGGCACACTTTTTCCCGATGCCGACGGACGGCCCCTTCTCCATATGCATATGGCCTGCGGCCGTCAGGGCGAAACCATCACCGGCTGCATCCGCAGCGGCGTCAAGGTGTGGCGGGTCATGGAGGTGATCATCTTAGAGTTGCTCGACACCCAGGCCAGGCGCCTGGTCGAGGAGCCCCTCGGCTTGAAGCTGCTGCAGCCGTAAAATCTCAATCTAACCGGGCCGGACATGGATGTCCGGCCCCATTATCAAGGTGGTGAGTGAATTGTCAGATTTATTAGAACGTTGGGGTGTTGAGAAGTCGTCCGAGCTGTACCGGGTGGCGGAGTGGAGCGGCGGCTATTTCCGGGTGTCGGACAAGGGCGATATGCTGGTGCAGCCTTCGCCGAACGCCAGTGATCGGGCGGTATCGATTCCGGCGATTGTTGAGGGTCTAAAGGAACGCGGCCTGGATATGCCGGTATTGCTGCGCATCGAGAACATCCTCGACTCGCAGATCTCCCAGCTCAATGAGACCTTTATCGCCGCCATGAAAAACCTCGGTTACCGGGGCAGCTTTCTTGGCGCCTATCCGATCAAGGTCAACCAGCAGAAACAGGTCATCGACGCCATGGTCCATTACGGCGGCCCCTACCATCATGGCCTTGAGGCCGGCAGCAAGGCCGAACTGATCGCCGCCATGGGGATGATGGCCGATAAGGAGGCACCGCTGATCTGCAACGGTTACAAGGATGAGGAATTTGTCGACCTGGCTCTCACCGCCGTGAAACTTGGCTTTCGCTGCATTCTCGTCGTCGAGATGCCCAGTGAGCTGCCGCTGATTATCGAACGGTCACGAATCCTCGGGGCCAAGCCGGTGCTCGGTGTGCGCATCAAGCTGTCCACCCAGGCCGGTGGCCACTGGGCGGAATCGGGCGGCGAACGCTCCATCTTCGGCCTGAATACCACCCAGCTCATGGATGCCGTCGACCTTCTGGTGGCGGAAGACATGCTGCATTGCCTGCAGATGGTCCATTATCATCTTGGCTCGCAGATCTCCAATATCCGCGAGATCCGCACCGCCGTCAATGAGGCCTGCCGGGTGTATGCAGGCCTGGTCCGGGAAGGGGCGGCAATGAAATATCTCGATCTCGGCGGCGGTCTGGCGGTGGACTACGACGGCTCCCAGTCGAATTTTCTCAGTAGTCGAAACTACTCCCTGGATGAATATTGCACCGATATCATCGATGCGGTCATGACCACCCTCGACGAGCAGGGTATTGACCATCCGATAATCATCACCGAAACCGGTCGAGCCCTGGTCGCCTATTACTCGGTGTTGCTCTTTAATGTCCTTGACCGCACTCTTTTTGAGCCGGATCCTCTCCCAAGTGAGTTACCCAAGGACTGCCACCCCCAGCTTGCTAATATGCTCGAATCGCTAAGCGGTCTGTCGATCCGCAATATCCAGGAAACCCTCAACGATACCATCTTCTATCGCGACGAGGTTCGCCAGCTGTTCAATCACGGCAAGATAACCCTTCGTGAGCGTGCACTCGCTGAAAACATCTTTTGGACGACGCTCAATCGCATCCGCCAGACCGCCCGGGAGCTGAAGAACGCCCCGGCGGAGATCTCCGAAATCGAGCGCCTGCTTTCTGATATCTATTACTGTAATTTCAGCCTGTTTCAGTCGCTACCGGACAGCTGGGCGATCGATCAGCTGTTTCCGGTCATGCCCATCCACCGCTTGGGCGAGAAGCCGACCCGTAACGCCATCCTTGCCGACATCACCTGCGACTGCGACGGCAAGATCGACCGTTTCGTCGACCGCTTCGGTGCTAAACGCTTTCTGCCACTGCACGAGCTGAAGGAGTCGGAGGAATACTACCTCGGGGTCTTTCTCGTAGGCGCCTACCAGGAGACCCTTGGCGACCTGCACAACCTGCTCGGTGACACCAACGTGGTGACGGTGAGCATCCACGAGGACGGCAAATTTGATTTTTCCGGCGAGCTGGAGGGCGACACGGTGGCCGATATCCTTTCCTATGTCGAGTACGACCCAAAACGACTGCTGATGAAGTTTCGGAAAACCGCCGAGATGGCAGTGAAGGAGGGGTTAATTTCACCCCTTGAGCGCAAAACCGTGATGAAGATCTATGAGGAAGGGATGCGTGGGTACACCTACTTTGAAAAGTAAAGGAGTTTCTCCATGGAAAGATTGGGACGAGAAGGGCACTGCTGTTGGGTGTCAAGCAACTTGCAGTCACTCAATATTCTGTCATTACTGAAGGTGCAGCTGATTGTGGTTGATGTGGAAGAAGGAATTCTGAGGTAAATACTCTCAAGGAGTATATTCGTGGATAGGAATAAGACTGTCGTGCAAAGATTTCGTGCTTTAATTAAACGGAATAAAAAAGGAATTTTTAGGTTGCTGGTCTATGTTGTCTATATCTGTTTCATTGTCGCTGCCTTTCTGTTGGTGGGAGCATACCACAGCGGATTGGCTTCTATAATGGGGTTGAATGATCAAGTCCAACTTGACCTCCAGTCAATTGCCAACGTCGTCGGTATTGCTTCGGCAGCTCTTGCATTAGTTATTTCCAACCGTCTGGCATCGGAAAACGAGCTTGAATCTTCTCGTAACCAGATCTATCAACAACTGGAATTCCAATCGATCCAACAGTTCCGTTTTGAGATTGATCACGTTGATCTTGCCCGCATAATTTGGGAAGACAGCGAAAGCTACGCTGAATTAAAAAAGGATGATGACCGAAGTTACCAGGTCCTTCAACTTATCTGTCAGGTGCTCAATTTGTTTGAAATGGCTTTCCGTTTTAAAGCCGATGGGATAATCCACGATGATGTTTTTAACAGCTGGGTAGCATGGATCTACGACTTGTGTTCCTCGGAGATCTTCCTTCATTACTGGTATCTGGAAGGAATCAGGGATAACTATATCGTCCTGTTCCAGGAAAGCATCGATCTGGGACTTGAGAAAGCACATACCAAAGAGAAAGTTGATGAGATAAAGAAAAAGGTCAAAGATCCTGGGTATGAAAAGGGTTTAGCCGAATTTCATAAATTCATGCAAAACATCTTTATTGAGCAAAGGTAGGAATGGCTTTGACTAGAATCCAACTTATTACCGACTCAGCTTTTGCAGTCGAGGCCGGGAAATTTTTCTCAGCTAATGTTGATCTCACCTATATTTCGCATGGCGAGATCATTGACGGCCGAGCTGAAAGCTTTCTTTCATGGAGTCCTCAACTTGAATCGATCTTCGCTGCAGATGCCAAAGAAGCCATCGGTAATGCACACACACCGGGGGCAGAAGGATTACACCTGGCAGCCCTCTTTATAGACGAAACCTTGGTTGGTCTGGCTCTTTTCGAATATCTCAGTCGACGGAGTGCACGTACTGTCATTTTACAAGATATCGTGATAGGCAAAGCGCATCGAGGTAAGAGATTGGGCGATCAATTCCTTGGCTGGCTGGAGAACCAGTTTGCCGCTATCGGCCATGTTAACCGTATATTTCTTGAGAGTGGCCACGGTAATACAGGTGCACATAGCTTTTTTGAACGGCATGGCTATACCGTTTCTTCTATCGTCATGACCAAACAAATGACGCGCTAATACCCCGGATCTCTTTACGGTAACGGTGTAACAGAATTAACAATGACTTTGTCGAGATCAAACCTGCAAAAAGATATAAGGAGAGGTGGTTGTCCATGATAAAGTTCGGTGGAATTCAGGATGAATATGCTGCTTACCAGTCGGCATCCATCCTCCTACAATCAATACCTTACGATGGAACCAGCACCTGGGGGAAAGGTGCAGATGAAGGGTTTCCTGCATTTATCGAAGCTTCAGAAAACATGGAGCTGTACGACATTGAAACCGATTCCGAGGTTTATCGAAAAGGCATTCATATCCCTTCAGCGATAACTGAAAACGCCACACCTGAGCGGGTTTATCAGACTGTTTTTGAGCAGACTAACACCCTCCTGGAGACCGGAAAATATTTGACCTTCATGGGAGGGGAACATTCCGTCAGCATTGGTATTATTGATGCCTTTCGGCTTCGTTTCAAGGACTTGACAGTATTACAACTCGATGCCCATGCCGATCTTCGTCCCACATATCTCGGCTCGGCGTATAACCATGCCTGCGCACTGCATAAGGCCAGTTTGGAAACGAATCTTATCCAGGTAGGCATACGAAGCATGGATAGTTGCGAGAAGCCTTTTGTCAATCCACATAAAGTATTTCTTGCCGAATCCATTCATGCCACTTCTGATTGGATCGATAAATCAATTGAACTGATGTCCAACGATGTCTATCTCACCATTGATCTGGATGTGCTTGACCCATCCATTATGCCGGCCACAGGGACACCAGAACCGGGTGGACTAGATTGGTTTACCACAATTAGGTATCTGAAAAAGGTATTTGCATGTAAAAATGTGGTTGGTTTTGATATTGTCGAGTTCGCACCCATAATGGGATTGACATACCCAAATTTTCTGGTGGCGAAATTGTATTATAAATTACTCTCTTACAA
This DNA window, taken from Desulforhopalus sp., encodes the following:
- a CDS encoding ABC transporter substrate-binding protein, with product MAHFFRSGKSLVTLPVVVFVVLLLFRPVSSAVQPTLTMVATYSGKEAIFTEFHKKTGILIEFLDMSPGEVLARAEASGGSPLADLWFGGGADSFVKAGEKGLLEEYRSPEAEAIPAQYKDPQGNWTGVSLIMAGLLINTEVLTEKKLPVPRLWADIVKPEYRDAVLAADPAISGTTYTVAASLLQKLGEEEGWKYLEALGGNVQFFTKSSSDPQKQVIAGQMAVSIVPLSKDLLTMKTKPQVQAVFPKDGVPWTPAGLAIFKNARNPEAAKAFVDWALSVEGQRIIQSKDPRVMVRPEVAVPTEMDGFVLEDLIQTDIIKTGTDRQRILATWTQRVSSRP
- a CDS encoding mechanosensitive ion channel, with the protein product MASITGKDKSWFLALLLWLFFSAVQAAPAWCAEAEGQPLNFDKTQAKIKELSRQIKGGRLSPQQLESAQQLTSQFTKAATVCIDTATEQISRLEQETASLGPSAAHEAAEIVKERKSLAKQKQALQITLSECRLLTTLTTRLDNELADQNKQLQTANFFSRTENFLGRFATTLPTSDTFADQVKTYTLERSGFQDLTPPMLLILTLLVIGGTIAGLKIFRLLQHLTGIYCGRQDLPPTLPLRGSFSLPMATATLMAGGYLLYLTWDSQPPVYGPWLFVSVGLYFLARFLFHLRCLLVAAKSTDQPVSLPVRRFAALAGLASLLFFTTRIDLGDFGALVTLRGLGQSLIICAICCLGWWFLWPIKLPAHLNHFDKSRLAAITLTSLLVIGVELSGYRNLSFFILNGLLGTVVLATLLRLLLFAIDEIIGGCFSGKYRWQQGLRQKLGLHRGDRFAGTTWIRLIFKLLAWAVGLLLFLKLWGLPEAQEKVLHGYLVDGFTIGGLLIAPARIVFGVFIFACGWTAVSWLKMQMEKRWLRHAGFSQSAQETLVTMTGYCGFALALIIGLSSAGFSFSSLAFIAGALSVGIGFGMQNIVNNFVSGLIILFERPVKRGDWISIGKTEGYVQKISVRSTLIQTFDRSDVIVPNSELISNQVTNMMLNDNFGRLIVPVGVAYGSDTELVRTLLLEIAANNEQVVNDGSAPKPVVLFLAFGDNALSFELRCHLVNIDKRLAVKSAINYEIDRAFRKHNISMPFPQRDLYIKEFPFPDKKI
- a CDS encoding zinc ribbon domain-containing protein, producing MSEKIVFTRNYSDLCTNQGFQFEFYCDKCGSGHRTRFKPSKLGMVTGALEAIGGLFGGVFGQAANLGEKARSATWETAHDDAFAEAMEELKPDFTQCPRCSSWVCKKSCWNTAKGLCKNCAPDLGVEMSAAQASRTVQEIWAHSQMAEEDRAMLKEESWREGVRASCPSCKAPLPKKVRFCPECGANINVETACKKCGGKLAADAKFCGECGEKVG